AAAACACTTAAAGCAACACTTCGAGCTATGAAGTACGCAGACGCGGAGGGCTTCACTCTTATTTGGAGCCATCTCTTGTAtagcgttcactgacatcgcataacagcacacgggcgtctgcTACATTTCCACTTACTGATATGCGGCTGCCCTGGTGGGGACCAAAATTGCGGTCTCGGGCTTGGTACACAAGCATCAAAGCCACTGAGCCTCCGGGGCGGAATAATTATTTCTTCACATAATTGTTAGGCTTCAGCAAAAACAGGGACGAAAGTTAAGCTGCatggaaaaaaattaattataACTGCTCAGGAATTCAAAGCGCAGTTCGTGAACAGTTTTTCAGaaagagcgcaaaaaaaaaaaaaacgcttcgagCTTTCTTGTCCCGTTCTTGTTTTGGTTTATGTTTTCATTGACGTTTGTGAAAAGTTTGGGATTTGAGTCTGTTTGAGATTGGCACTGCTCAGGGGCAAGTCTTTGCGCAAATTCTAAGGTACTATTTTTCATGCATCTTCGAAAGTTTGAACAAAATTATTGTTAGCGTCTGTTTATGGACTAATCTTTCCACATTCTAGCCTGACAGCTCGCAACAAAAGCGCCACATCCATAACTTTACGTCTTACCATGAAAAATCGTAAGCTTAGGACGGAAAAATAGGCAGGAAACAACTAGCAGCCTAAAATGCAGCCTATGCTGTAGTCACGCCTCAATATGGCACTCTGAAAATGTGGCAGATATATACCAGTCAATACAATTAATGCTGTCTTTAGCATCACATTTGCCGGACATGTCTCTCTATTCGAGTCTTTTCACTAGCTGTAGCACTGAGCGTCATGTGCCACTTCATCTTGCATCTGTAAATTATAAAACACGTATTTGACCTGCGATGGACTGATGGCAATGTTGGCGACAACATGGTTATTGTTGATAGCGCGGCTCATGAGGACAACGACGAAGAAGACAGCGTTGTCGACGATATTTTTGATGATGGGTATCTTGCTGCTGATGATAATATCGATGACAATGAATGCCGTAGTGATGGTTGTGCTGATGATGGTGATAGCTCACCTCTTTTGCCCCGCTAGAGTAGTCGAAGACGCAGGCGTAGAAGTCGGAGAGCTGGAAATCGTAGTGTTGACGTTCATTTTGCGAAATCGTAACGGTAATAGAGGCATGTATAGATTATATGGAAAGCAATGAAGGCAGCAGGTGGGAGCCACGGATGGCACCTTATACTGTATTCAACACACCCTGTTCTCTACTGCGGATGGCTATCTGTTCTTTGAGCTGTGCCTCCCGCATTCCTTTAGTGAGCGCACTTTGGATCAACGCTCGAGGCTTACTTGTCGCGACGAGAAAACATTTGCAATTCATATAATTCTCCCTTCTTTTGTCCTTTCTGCTCCTTGTTTTCAACCCTGTCCTATTCTCTCCTTTCTCTTCCTGTCACTCCTCTATCTGTTCTTCCTTTTTATCCCTTgccctgcactctaaacacaaatggATGGGCTTATATGGGAGTAAATAGGGAGTAAATTGTCCTCTAGCGTACATTATAGgagagcttactctctttttactcctttttgttcaGAGGGCGTACTTTGCAGTGCTGTCGTGTCCTGCCTTCTCGTTGGCTTTCCTGTCCTTTTctagttatttttgtttttaagtaGAAATCATGTCCTTCTCTTGTGAGCTTCTCGTCAATGCCCTTGCTGGGGTGGCTGCACACTTCGTTGTTTCGTACTTCATGGTTCAGAAGAGAAAAACCGCTTCCGTAATACACCCTAAACACGAAAGgactaaaaagggagtaagctgccctctagcgcactccatttCAGAAAAAGGAATGCACTATATGACtgcttaccccctttttactcccgtataggtgtattcgtgtttagagtgtataagGAGGAAGATGTGGAGGAAACAGAACCGTATTCTGAGGCCGTAATAATTTGAAACGCGACACGCCACAACATTATTGTTGTCACCAAACCGTATAAGAAACAAGTTTCCGGGCGAAAAGCGATCAACTATAAAATCGCCTTTCAATTTTTCGACGGCTTCTGCACCTGACTTTCACCGCTTCAATGCGGAACCTTGCAAGTACCATGGACGATAAGTTGTCTTGCTGTCGTGACGTAGGACTGAATACAACTACCGCGAACATAGTAAAAATTTTGATTGCGATCAAGAAGATCAGTGTGCGATTAGATTAGATTACGATAGTCAGTCGACTACAAAAACCGGTCAGCCCTTCCTTCGTCCTATACTCACAAAGTTGACATCTATGCATTCAGGTTGGACGCCTCGGAGCAGCTCATGAAAGCAACCGGCCAGCACCACGCGGTCTTGCACCGTCAGGTTGCCGCCGAAGCCCTGCATGACGAACACGTGATTAAGCGCACGACAAGCGATCACGTGAAAAAAGAAATAACGATGTTCTTCGTTGCCTACAGCCCTTATAAAAGTGGTCTGTAGGCAGTCTATTGACTTTTTTCGGCTCTGTTCCTCCTTATaggtatttccttttgtctattcacatgcctatagactgtttacagacaaaagtctactaaaagtgtatataaccataaacctatagattgtctatagcctgtctatagGATTTATATTGCCGGACTATTCTTTAGGATTTGTCTATATAGAGAGCcttagactttatagacaaaagtctatgggtAGTCTGTAGACTATGTAAAAATTTTTTTAAGGGAGTACAGTTGCCAGCGCATAAGGGCTTGCAATAACGatgggaaaaaaaaactaaggtgCGTCGCATATCAGAGGTCTTTGACCATACCGGTTAGCGAAACCTTCCTGGGAACCACGTGTCAGATTCCGGCACCCTAATTGGTCTAAAACTCTGCATTGAGTAGACTGTCGCTTCAACTTGCGGAGTTTTAGGCCAATTAGGGTTGCTCAGGACCAATATGGTAGAGAACGGAATACTGCGGGGCGCCACCGATACTTGACAGCGCAGTTTATGGGGCAAACGTTCATCTTTCAATATTCGTAACTGGCCGCAGACCTTGCCCTACAGTGACACTGCTATCCCCTAAAATTTCTCGGGCCACAGAAAACTTCGCAAAGCCCTTCAGGCTCTGACGAAGAGGAAGTTTCAAGATAGTGCGGCTCACTTACGACCCAGACCTTCGCTGGTATACATAGTTTAAGaggacttcttgttgggcaagttggtacttgaacattgtactttttaggcgccaaaaccacacacacacaagagaaggaaacgagacagagcgccactcacaactggtttaatttgggGAAGCCACATACATGCCTATATATACAGTCAACCGGCGCCTGCGCAAGGAGCATATTCATACATCAAGTAGTACACGATAAACatctttcaaaaaactgtttttccgccTTGTATAAAGATAATGACGTTTCACTgacgcacaaactgcctttcttgctgatatagaaTGCTTCAATAAGTTCTCTTGCTTTTACATTGTCACTCCTGGCCAGAACCCGCACcgttgaaaaacatggctcacaagagcgcgaagggcaggatctaatatgttttggtaaatttgggccctctttattttgtcccgcgtttctttcatgttccctgattcgctcattgacacagcgcccggtttgtcctatataggaacgaccgcacgagaggggaatttcgtgTACTACCCCTTCGGTACACCTCATGAATTGTCGCCCGTGCTTGGCGCCTAAAAAGTACAATGTTCAAAATCCATAGTTTGCACCGACGTCATAGCGGCCGCCATCTTTGGATGCAGAAAGCGCGGCGAAACCCTGGCTCTTTTACTAATCCTCTTATCGCCAACTGGTTCCCGCGGACACTGCAGTGGAAGCTAGCCTGAGCACCCAaagatggcgcccgtgacgtcacatggAAACTATCTATATACATCTTCACTGCATTTGgttaatttgttttgtttttatcaaAAGCAGTGCCATGAAGGCATTATGTCTGCTTAAGCTTTTAGGCTCTCCCCTTCCTCCTTCTGCTGCTCCACGCCACCCCAGCACGAATGGCCGGCCGaactccaaacagaaaggagtaagaaagggagtaagctgtccctcTAGCGCACTCAATttctataaaagggagtgcactagaggacaacttactccttttttactcccaaatGGGCATATCGGTGCTTTGAGTGCAAGGTGCCGTCCCTGACGCACAGGTCTTGAATTGGGCGTACGTGACTGGAACGATCAAAGAACCTGAGGGTGGGCGCATAACACTGATCCATGTTGAGGTGGTTCATATGGGCCTCCTTTTTGCACGTATACTGCACACCGGTTAGAGGTGGTATTTCTACGATTAATGAATGGCGAAAGGTCCTTTTACTCACGCCAATTTCGGAGCCGTTGAGACCCAACCGTGCTTTCACCTTGTTCACGCAGCTTCGGTCGACCTTCTCTGCAAGTGTCACCACATGGTTTCGCAGgcaacagattaaaaaaaaaagaggcaaaggAAAAATAACAGCAGCTGTTGCGTGCAGTGTTTGGGACGCGCTCACGAACGCTTTCAATTCAGAACTCGAGGAGGGAAAGAGCAAGGCATTAAATTTAATATTGACGTCCGTTCAGACGTCAATATTAAATTTAGGTATACAGCCATAGTTATCTGCTGGTACAACCACCTCGGAGCTTTTAAGGACTTCCTTCCTGCGATTCATCGTGTTCAAAGACAGCTTTGGTGGGTGCTGCGAAGCGAGCCCTATAGTCTATTTGCAAAGATCTCGCGTTCACGGGATTCAGAATGGCTTTGTCCAAGAAATCACAGAGATCCAATGGACCGGCTGTAAAAACCACACACTGGTGCCTGCGACGCAGGCCCTACATAAGAGAGTGAAAGAGCAGTCTCGAAAAGTACGACAGCCTGTGAGGAAAACCGTCTAGACCAGCGGTTACTCGTATGTCGTGCATATATGTGAAACTTCCAACAAGATTCAACAGGTCGCCAACAAGCACGGCGCTCAGGTGGTTTTCTCTCCCCCCTCCCCTAAACTTGCTGATTGGCTCTTTGAAACTTGGCTCCAAGTGAAGCATGTAGCATGACGCGCCAAAAAATATCTCAGGAAAGGGCTCACCGGCATTGAAGCACCATCGAGATTCCGCGTGTCTGGAGATGAACACCGACATGAGTAAGAAGGCAGAGAGCTTTGCTGCCAGCCTGGTGAGGTAGAACACATGTTCGCCGAGCTGTGGCATCGTTGACTTCGATCCGCGGATGCGCGtctctctttttgtttttgtagcgTCGAACAACAGCATTCAAAGGCAATGCTTGCAGCGCTTACGCAAGGACGCAACCACTATCATCAAATATTCAGCTGTTTCTCGATGTAATTTTattgttgttttgtttgtttcatcGCTTCTCTGGAGCCCTGAACACCTTCCGATAAAAGTGCAGTTCAAGCTCTCAAGCTTTTAGCGAGGATTCAAAGCAAAGCGCCTGAATAGTGGAATAGTTTATGGACGCAGAGGCTTCCCGCACTAGAACGCAGATGTGTATCACAAAAGGCGAGCTGTTTTTGGCGGCAGTAAGGCGCGAAGAACAAGGGGTGTATGAGAAAGAATTGCGGTATCCTTGAAAACAAATGTTGGTTGCGCACATATCGTTCGTTGAGACTTCAATGCGCCGTGACTCTCTCTGCACTAGTAGATATATTTCGAGTTACCTGGTTATAACATTTAACCACCTTCTGGCTCATTAGAGCCCGCACTGGACTGGCAGCCGTCGACTTCGGGCAATGCACTCGTGTGCAGCCAACTACGTATATGGTATTGCACTTTGCTTTCCAtctacccacacacacacaaaaaattaatTGTTGAAGTTGAGGTAAAATATGCACTTAGCAGCCTGaactgtaccccccccccctttcatgtccaacatttttggacaaaaattttaaatactggaaaactgtaaggtactattgtgaaaatattgaaggtgatggtACATTCTTTCgacgtgtagcaaaatctttcttttacattgatcccatcactcgcatcgagcagttaagacggcCATAGAGAAGCAGTGGGGAACACTTGCGAGGAGAGCAAAagtgttaatagcaaaaaaaaatggaagactgACGACGGaggatctgcggatatactgaatgttatagtgaaatctcatAATATACGAAAAGAATGCGCTCATAAATTGTTTGCCGTTtaaaacgcttttgtccagaattgctgggtatgagtgCATTGATAGCTATATATAGGCACAGAATAGTTAAACTTCACACATACCGTGGTAAGACCATGATTCATAGGCATTTAAAATATAGTTGGACGCACATATATTTTAGCTCTTAACAGATATTTGAACGATCAAAGTGGAAGGCTCGAAGGAGCCATTTTGTGGCTGCTCTGATAGCGGACACCTGTGTCCATGCTTTGTTAAGAGTCTACTCTTTGTCAACATGGAAAGTACCGCGCGCAGTGAAATCGTGAAACTCGGGTGGGGTTTAGTGCACGCATATGCAGCCGCTAGCTCGTATACGAGGATTTCAACGTTAACCTGACATGGTGCTACGATTCGCAAGGCAGAATAGTTTATGTATACGGTAACTATGAAAATACAGGTAAATTTACTGTAAGAGCTGCCTATAGAAATAAACTACTTTCAGTGTAGACAAAGTGCTTGGTAACCAAAATAAACTCGTAAGCATGAGCTGATGAGCGAATTCGTTTTGCATGTCGGTTACGAAATAGCGCGGTGGAATAAGGAACAATGCACATTGCACATGGCACATTGCGCATTGCATGTTGCACATGGCACATAGCACAGGGCACAGGGCACATGaaaagggacacaacacagcgcggTGTTGTGCCCCTTCCTTCTCTTCCCCTTCCGCTCTCCTCTATTGGCCTTGAGCCATCGTCCTTTTTCTTAACCATCAAAATAAGATCCCATTCGAAAAGACAATGCACTGCGCATTAGCATGCGAAAACAGGGCTTCGTGTTCAGTGGCCCTGCTGTTTTTACGTAATAAACGCACCCTGAATGCCAACAGACTTTGCGCTGCCGAAATGTCATTAAAAAAATTACTGCCACTTTCTAGTAAGGACGGCAGCAGTTGTTAAAGTTCGAATAATTTATTGCTCTTTGTTTTACCGTAAGATGCAGGTGTTTCATTGAAACAGAGCACAGCCTCAAAGTTTCGTTATGCAGCAGAACGCACCGTGCggtagcgaaaaaaaaagcaaacgacaTGCAATCGGTGGGCCGATCCGACGGAAATGCGTAGCATTAGACTTCCATTTTCCTTTACATGACACGACACATGATACACAGTTCTTTACATCCACCTTTATTGCACAGTTAGCCTTCTTTGTGCTTCTTTACACTTGGCTTCCTTGTATACTTGGTCTTCTGTTGCGCGTCCGATCTCCAGTATCCATCGACACTCTGCTCTGGGGGTGGCTGGCACACAACCGCTTCAACGgtagagtggtggtggtggttggtactggggagggggatactggtcctgACGTacgttggccctttgggcatcccTCTTGGAACCAGGGGAGGGGGGAATGGGATGTAGGGGGGGAGGTAGAGTGGAATCCGGCGCGCTTGTGCCGCTGTGCTGCCTATAGCTCCTCTTCTCAGCTCACTTTCCTCCTCACCCTccaccttccacggtagccacccgcCGGCTTGTTCCTGTGGCAACCACCGCCATGTTGCGCATCCCTCCGCCCTCGCCATAACCTACACCGTCCACGGTATAACCACCCTCTGGATTCTTCCATGTCGTGTAATTTGAGTTCTTTAGTTAGCGCATCTATGCTGGCGTGGAATTAATGCTCATTATGCAAACCATCTTGCAGCTTTATTGCGCTCGAAGTCGATGACGCCGCAGCCTCTCACATGAGGCAACGGCGCTAAATTGGGTGCTTATCATGTACTCTGGCACTAGGGCTGGACATTTAGTTCGGAGAGAAGATTATCGATAAAATTTTATGAATGGATTTCAAGGAAATGGCACCAGGgcacagaaaaaaagagagggcATTCGACGGGGAGATAAGATTtccatttattttaattttattcaCCCTCGCTGCAAGAAGCGCTGAAGGGGACAGTGGTGACAAAAATACAAAATGACAAAAGATCGCGGAAAGTGAATAAAATACGAACAACTCTGCATGTAAACTAAACATTACTCGCTTGctcgctgcttgctgccgctactgcttctgctgctgtggtAGAGTACGAAGCAGATCTAAGCGCACGAAGCGTATAGCGCAATATTTCTTCAGGAAGCGGACTTTATTTTAGTTTGCATGGGAGCATTGCTATATATAGCAGCGCTCACCAGCTGGGCCCAGTGTTTACCAGTACGTATCGCTGCGATAGACTCCGAAGAAGCTGTCGATCCTGTGACCGCTGTGCCTGAAACAAACGCAACTTTCACAAAAACGAAGGCGTACACTGTTGTTCGATAAAAAGACTGTGACATCTTGTAACAGAGCCCTTACTTTCTGTTCCTTGCTCCTTCGCCTGCTCCGCTGCGATGTGACGCTTTCGCTGAGAGGCATTCCTGCAAGCATCGCGATTTCTTGTTTGTAGCGTGGCTTATGATGATAATAGAACGGTCCAACACTCATTATACTCCAGTTCTGTTCTTTTTGACCTACGTTACTGGCTAAAGCGACGTCACTCCCGTATTACCagtatattgttacgtggcagcCAGTagaagaatgaggcgcgatgaacgatggaagAGATATGATTTAATTAATGGCCGCTGGATATAGCGCGATCGATCCCTACCGCGCCACTGCTAGTCGTAACAATGTTGCCGATCTGCAAGTCTGTACACTGGACGTTGAGtggagtttggtttggtttatgggggtttaacgtcccaaagcgacacaggctatgagggacgccgtagtggagggctccggaaatctcgaccacctggggttctttaacgtgcactgagatgaGTGGAGTATAACTGAAGAAAACTAAACGTTATGTTACATTGACCCCAAATGCGGACAAGGGCTACGGTGCTTAGGCCTGGTACCGTACCATTGCACCTTTTCGCCTCTATAGTTGTggttgtgccccccccccccccctccttcctttttttccttttgcctgtTTTCAAGCAACCTGCAAGATACATCGTACAGGCCGCGAGAACTCATATTTAGCATTTTCGTTTGCATGAAACGGTACTTAACCCAAGCactaaaattaaaaaagaaaattgttcaaAACTATTTCTTATCCATCATGACGAAGAAATAGCAAAGATTTCTTCATATCACACTGAAGTGATACGAAGCGTAGCATGTGATAAGAGAGCTTACCTGTCACACACTAGAAGAAGTTAAGAACGTATGTGCAAAATAAGATAAAGTTGTGCAGAAAGGAGCAATTTACCCTGTATGCGTCTGCGATCTGCAGTAGCTTCGACCTCGTCTGTATGCCAACCGAACTAAAAgcctaaaataaagaaaaaaatgtgataaGAGAGTTTCAGGATGATAACCTAAGAGAGCACAGAAGAGAATGCTCACCGGGCGTCTAGCTAAAAGACGAGACATCCTGCTCTTAAAGAAAGAGTACGTGGCTgtgttttctgcatgttttgGACGTCCGATGTTAAGCCAAGCGTACATTCCCACAGTTCCTTAGTTCTATGCAATGCGCGTCAAGTATTTTCTAGTTTATTACGCCGGCACATAGTTAATGGATTTCATACCCCCAGAGAATTCCAGATTTCGCCGAATAACTACACAGGTCGAATGCTTAATCTGCCTCTAAGTATCCCGAAAGTCCCGAAAGGATATATGCCGTGGGCACAACTCATGTGACGCAATTTTTAGCGGTCTTGGCTTCGAACGGCTCATGAGTAATGTTTTAGCCGGGAAAAGACGCTTTGTTAGACCCATGAATAGACCCATGTGAAACGACTCAGTCGATATTGCTTCTATTTGGGCCTCATAGGATGTCGCCGAATGAGGTCCCTCTCAACATTAGAATAAAAATACTTGTATTCCAATAAGAAGACACCGAGCATATGACCCATCGTAAAACTTACACTGGAACAAGAAGACGTCAAATCGGCTTCACTGGTATGGAGCTGCCCTGTTTTCTGACCATGCATACCGGTACTATGTATGCCTTCCGGTTAGCAACGGGCTGTCGTAGCCACCATGTAACGTGCGCGCACTGGATGTTCCGAGCGTTTGGACCGATGACGTCACTCCTCTTTTGGTTACTAAAATGAAGCTGGACTTATCTCGTTTTTGGGCATTTCCTTTCTGTACAGTCATGAGCCATCTGGGCCATTAGAAAGTTTTGCGTGGAACTATACGTACATGGCCGACTGAAGCATTACGCCCAATTCAGCCTAGTTCGAGATAACTTCCTGACGGAGTCAAACAGGTAAAAAGGCAAGTCATGGTTTGTGCACCGAAAAATTCGGAAGAGAACAATAGCACTTACCTTCCTAACTTCAGCGGAGTTGTCATGCGAGCACAAGACCATCACAGAAAACTGGAAAGAGCACACAAATGTCAAGTTAAATAAGGACGCGGACATCGAAGAGCAGAGGTTCAGGTTGATTCTTCCAGACCGCAGTGCATTATTAACTATGCTTTAACTTAGCATTACACACACTGGAAGCTGTTATATGACAAGTTTGAGACAAGAATTAATCTTCGACGGTGTAAGCCTGACGGTTCACAGGAGCCAGCAAGTATAGGAGCGAGATTAACAAACACGGCTATTGATGTTTAAGCACATGCGACATTAGATTTAAAACAAAGACAGCTGATACGTTGCACGATGCACAAAATGCGGTTGCAAGTTGCGGAGAAACCAGCtcaacaatgtttgcttgttgCACCAAGCCAGAAGCGCGAAAAACCATTCTGTGGTATGTGACCCATATCGCCTGTGAGTGGCCCGTTTAGGCCTCGGCCGACAACTTGTGACCGTGAGGGCGCAAGTCGGGCGCTTCTCAATGTTCCGATTAGTCTGTGCCACTGAAATTTCTTAAACCAAACTTGCCCAGCTTTGCGAAGGTGAGTTACTTTCAACTCAACACCAGAAAACACTGTTCCTCAAAGAACGCGGTGGCATTTCTGGGTTCCATACAAACATCTCGAAAGTCAGTGCGAGATGTTCATTTCCAGCGACATGTGCCTTCCATGAAGTGAAAAAAGCTGCTTTTCGAGGTGCATGCGCTTCAAAAAATTCACAAggacacctaattccattatgtgttggcaGTTCGAAAGCATTATCAGCTAACTGTTGATGCCTTCACTGGAAaggacgtcacttccctccagctaaTCAGATAATTTAGCTTCTGACGACAGTTTTTTTTCCTGATGAGGCTTTTAATGttttaatgctctcgcattaaaagcAACCAGCTGTATTTAACTACACTCCAGAATCGATTTAATTTTTCTGCAGACATACACTCTAAAAAGAAAAGttgtaaaaaagggagtaagatgtcctctagcccactcccttttataaaataatgtgcgctaggggacagcttactccctctcTTTGCTCCCATATAGGTGCacttgtgtttagagtgtagctatTAAAGCGAAGGTGCCTGCGGCCTCCTCACTGTAGTAATCGTCGTCCTGACCATCTTATATTGCTGCTACGTCACCACGTGATCACTACTACGACGTGGCCATGTGATCACCGGGTCACGTAATCATGTGGTCACCCAGTGAGCCTTACTTTAACTTCGTAGTCCTGTATCTGACTAATGTCTGGTGGCGAAGAAATTCGCGCGAGGCGAGGGTTGtcctcccttataaaaatggtctatagacgtctatggacagtctatagacttcttatagactctattgtcttcctatagatatttctttttgtctattcatagtctatagactgttatagacaaaagtctaccaaAAGTGTATAGCTATAAAtatatacactgtctataggatttgtattgcctgttcTCCAGGGTTCTTTAGAGAGTCtaagactttatagacagaagtctacggacagtctatagactgtctaaagaaatttttgtaagggctgatGGCATGGCATCCTGCATAACTGTGCAGTAACTACGATAAAGCCTCCAGAGGCGAATTGTGGCGCCTCAGTCGCATGGCGGGAGGACCATGGATACGGCTATAGTGTAATAGAATAATACGGCCTAAGTGGAGCGACGGGCTTTGAACGCTTCACGTTCAGCACAAGGTGGACCAGCTGCAGCTCCGATCATCCGCATCACAAGGGTGTAATTGCCATTTAAATTCTTGATGGTTAATTCCCCTAATATTTTGCCTGGTGCTTTGCTCTAAGAACTGTAGGCCATACCTTTTCTGTAACCCGGCGAAATGCTATGCTCCGCGACGGCACGTAACCGTTGCCGGTGGTAAACTTACGTTGCTTGAATTTAGGCAGTTGTCCGTCGAGTTGCCGTAAGCGGTAGAGAAACAAGCCTTAATGATCTTTCCGCCTTCCCGTGACAACGTCGTGTTCTGAAACCAGCACACAGAGGCAAATATCAAGAAAGATCGATGGAATAAACATCAATTAACTTAAATGAGCGAAGGGTCGAGTAAGGGAGCGACAACGCATAGGAACGAACAACCTAACGAAAAAGAGAAATAAACAGCCCAAAGCCAGGTACCTATATATACGTGCTCAAAAAAGAGCGGCGAAGCCAAGCAGCTAAACGTGCGtgaaacaaaaaaagcaaagctAAGGTATTTGTGTGTCAGTTTGCGTGTCAATTGTCTTCGTTGCTTGCATCCTCAAGACCGACCTTTCCTGTCGGAAACGTTGTTGATTCCAACTAGCTTTCGCTGATTAACGCGCTAAGCAGCTATAGGCTTAGCTCTACtacttgtttgttttcttttttatttagagtggCTGTACCAGGGGCGTTTTTCAACATCTGTGTATGGCGTAGCAGCAACAGCTAGTATTTGTGACGTAACAGAAAGCCAAGACTCAGCTTTCTGTTATCACAAATACTGCTGCTGCGTTATATAACTCTATGCGATCACATGTTGACAGATTGGGATTGAACATTTCAATGGCGTGTTCGGGCCGCTGGCTA
This region of Amblyomma americanum isolate KBUSLIRL-KWMA chromosome 5, ASM5285725v1, whole genome shotgun sequence genomic DNA includes:
- the LOC144135492 gene encoding uncharacterized protein LOC144135492, with translation MTVNAAVLLLSLAVVARPEEAPVCFDEVINDDGAECFKWILQDYNLREHERINTTLSREGGKIIKACFSTAYGNSTDNCLNSSNFSVMVLCSHDNSAEVRKAFSSVGIQTRSKLLQIADAYRECLSAKASHRSGAGEGARNRKHSGHRIDSFFGVYRSDTYW
- the LOC144135491 gene encoding uncharacterized protein LOC144135491; amino-acid sequence: MLLFDATKTKRETRIRGSKSTMPQLGEHVFYLTRLAAKLSAFLLMSVFISRHAESRWCFNAEKVDRSCVNKVKARLGLNGSEIGGFGGNLTVQDRVVLAGCFHELLRGVQPECIDVNFLSDFYACVFDYSSGAKEKMKAMKTDSRDSAWKLGQQFTECLNRRLIPWTEDFWVKNTAVEDPVLFSFLRDVDEDASTDAPP